From Coffea arabica cultivar ET-39 chromosome 9c, Coffea Arabica ET-39 HiFi, whole genome shotgun sequence, one genomic window encodes:
- the LOC140014234 gene encoding uncharacterized protein, translated as MDNQGHIQGGYLDDETDGVDFDNILLGVVLLGFMFFDPRFNRVPRRRRVRDSVLLGRDYVLELINGHEDRIIENMRLDVPQFLMLCDLLVQRGYWHAYPSQQVGVHESVALTLMCQSHDEWHRVLAEQFQHSTETIDRHVRRVLRALVRLGRDLVLPIDFDGTHPRILNNASLMPWFRDCVGALDETHVSAWCTEEIRERYRNRHGDLSQNVLAACDHDMRFVYVRVGWEGSAHDARILQDTLLDPDSGFPMPPQGKYYAGAQGTHHERAAKRLFNRRHASVRNIIERTFGVLKKRFPILKGPMQNYLIATQNNIVLACCTLHNFMRAYSPADEYFNEEAALGALADAHIAGEQPHPGQPIDMSQQGIDNWNEDRWAMAAYMYLNAHN; from the exons ATGGATAATCAGGGACATATTCAGGGCGGATACTTGGATGACGAGACGGACGGTGTTGATTTCGATAACATCCTTTTGGGAGTTGTGCTCCTAGGCTTCATGTTCTTCGACCCACGCTTTAACCGAGTTCCCAGAAGAAGAAGAGTTAGAGATAGTGTGCTCTTGGGGAGGGACTATGTGCTTGAGCTGATAAACGGACATGAGGACAGAATTATTGAAAACATGCGCTTGGATGTTCCTCAATTCCTGATGTTGTGTGATTTGTTGGTTCAGCGTGGTTATTGGCATGCATATCCTTCACAGCAGGTGGGGGTTCATGAATCCGTTGCTTTAACTCTAATGTGCCAGAGCCATGATGAGTGGCACCGTGTTCTTGCCGAGCAGTTCCAGCATTCAACGGAGACGATTGATCGACATGTTCGTCGTGTGTTACGAGCATTAGTTCGCCTTGGTCGTGATCTCGTTTTGCCAATTGACTTCGATGGGACTCACCCAAGAATTTTGAACAATGCATCACTCATGCCGTGGTTTCGG GATTGTGTAGGGGCACTAGATGAGACGCACGTCTCCGCTTGGTGCACAGAAGAAATACGAGAGAGGTATAGAAATCGGCATGGCGACTTATCCCAGAATGTCCTTGCTGCCTGCGATCATGACATGCGATTTGTATATGTTCGGGTCGGTTGGGAGGGTAGTGCTCATGATGCCCGAATTCTTCAAGATACCTTGCTAGATCCTGATTCGGGTTTTCCTATGCCACCGCAGG GGAAATATTATGCG GGAGCACAGGGCACGCATCATGAGCGGGCTGCTAAACGCTTGTTCAACAGGCGGCATGCATCGGTTAGAAATATTATTGAGCGCACATTTGGGGTTCTTAAGAAGCGATTTCCAATACTCAAGGGTCCAATGCAGAACTACCTAATAGCAACTCAGAATAATATTGTGCTTGCGTGTTGTACTTTGCACAATTTTATGCGCGCATACTCCCCAGCGGATGAGTACTTCAACGAAGAAGCAGCCCTCGGAGCCCTAGCTGATGCACATATAGCAGGGGAGCAGCCGCATCCGGGTCAACCCATCGATATGTCGCAGCAGGGCATAGATAATTGGAACGAAGATCGGTGGGCGATGGCGGCTTACATGTATTTGAATGCGCATAACTAG
- the LOC140014014 gene encoding uncharacterized protein isoform X1 — protein MKSSKGKYSKRNSFTSEHEFAFAEHLLHMHRNGEISSQNIGSHVIPEVTNMLLQRFGIPFPRNSIRSKYYALQSLTKLYISFKKRGTGMGWDSTNYTFMMDDERWSQLVQVNQAYARFYNCSCLLYHMLEEVSMNRGAIGDFSSGYGDSPPNSADEQQMERAARRCSGKGVVDVDSSEENVPSQPVSRKGKQKVKNSKGKRRSGDMSCDLFFSPSSPQFQQYVRVLDSIDTHLSCKKSKSGSAEVSSPSKSEKAVVDDDAQLEAAMVPLCALGLDIEVHLKMADLLRSKAERIIWFSCTTDDARLVFVRHRGLLPPA, from the exons ATGAAATCGTCAAAAGGGAAGTACTCAAAACGTAACAGTTTCACATCTGAACATGAATTTGCGTTTGCCGAACATCTGCTGCATATGCATAGGAATGGAGAGATATCGTCTCAAAACATCGGGAGCCATGTCATCCCCGAGGTTACTAACATGCTTCTTCAGAGGTTCGGAATTCCATTTCCCCGCAATAGTATTCGGTCGAAGTACTATGCCCTTCAGAGCCTCACTAAGCTTTACATTTCATTCAAGAAACGGGGCACTGGTATGGGGTGGGACTCAACGAACTACACCTTCATGATGGATGATGAACGATGGAGCCAACTGGTTCAG GTGAACCAGGCATACGCTAGATTCTACAACTGCTCATGCCTACTTTATCACATGCTCGAAGAAGTTTCCATGAATCGAGGGGCGATTGGGGATTTCAGCAGTGGATATGGAGATTCACCGCCCAACTCGGCCGACGAGCAGCAAATGGAGAGAGCTGCTAGACGCTGTTCAGGAAAGGGGGTTGTGGACGTGGATTCCTCCGAGGAAAACGTTCCCTCACAGCCTGTGAGTCGGAAAGGGAAACAAAAAGTTAAGAACAGCAAAGGGAAGCGCAGATCGGGTGACAtgtcttgtgatttattcttcTCACCATCGTCCCCCCAATTCCAGCAGTATGTCCGCGTCCTAGACAGCATTGACACACATTTGAGCTGTAAAAAGAGCAAGAGCGGGAGTGCAGAGGTCTCTTCACCTTCGAAGAGTGAAAAGGCTGTTGTAGATGACGATGCACAGTTAGAAGCTGCAATGGTGCCTCTCTGCGCGCTTGGGCTAGACATTGAAGTTCACCTTAAGATGGCCGATCTCCTCCGGTCCAAAGCAGAGCGTATCATTTGGTTCTCCTGCACCACAGACGATGCCCGGCTTGTGTTTGTGAGACATCGAGGGCTCCTCCCACCCGCATAG
- the LOC140014014 gene encoding uncharacterized protein isoform X2, whose amino-acid sequence MGWDSTNYTFMMDDERWSQLVQVNQAYARFYNCSCLLYHMLEEVSMNRGAIGDFSSGYGDSPPNSADEQQMERAARRCSGKGVVDVDSSEENVPSQPVSRKGKQKVKNSKGKRRSGDMSCDLFFSPSSPQFQQYVRVLDSIDTHLSCKKSKSGSAEVSSPSKSEKAVVDDDAQLEAAMVPLCALGLDIEVHLKMADLLRSKAERIIWFSCTTDDARLVFVRHRGLLPPA is encoded by the exons ATGGGGTGGGACTCAACGAACTACACCTTCATGATGGATGATGAACGATGGAGCCAACTGGTTCAG GTGAACCAGGCATACGCTAGATTCTACAACTGCTCATGCCTACTTTATCACATGCTCGAAGAAGTTTCCATGAATCGAGGGGCGATTGGGGATTTCAGCAGTGGATATGGAGATTCACCGCCCAACTCGGCCGACGAGCAGCAAATGGAGAGAGCTGCTAGACGCTGTTCAGGAAAGGGGGTTGTGGACGTGGATTCCTCCGAGGAAAACGTTCCCTCACAGCCTGTGAGTCGGAAAGGGAAACAAAAAGTTAAGAACAGCAAAGGGAAGCGCAGATCGGGTGACAtgtcttgtgatttattcttcTCACCATCGTCCCCCCAATTCCAGCAGTATGTCCGCGTCCTAGACAGCATTGACACACATTTGAGCTGTAAAAAGAGCAAGAGCGGGAGTGCAGAGGTCTCTTCACCTTCGAAGAGTGAAAAGGCTGTTGTAGATGACGATGCACAGTTAGAAGCTGCAATGGTGCCTCTCTGCGCGCTTGGGCTAGACATTGAAGTTCACCTTAAGATGGCCGATCTCCTCCGGTCCAAAGCAGAGCGTATCATTTGGTTCTCCTGCACCACAGACGATGCCCGGCTTGTGTTTGTGAGACATCGAGGGCTCCTCCCACCCGCATAG